The DNA segment TTTTAGAAATCCTTATTAAGCTTATTAGATCCCctcgaaatttttgaaaattttaagtagGCTTCCCCAAAAATTTAATGGGCTCGTTCCACAATcgtaatcattttaataaaagctgaatttttaaaattttaaaagtataaagactaaaattaattaaattaaaatatataaactaaaccCGTAATTTACACATAATACATAGATTAATAGTAGAACCGtacttttattataaattaaggtATTTACATATAATTTCTCAACTTCTTTTTCTTCATATTATGATAGGTCAACATGCATTGAAGGCAAATGTCCTTGtctttgaaaaaacaaaaactaTCCACCGGCCAAGCTAGCTATAAAACATGTTGCTGATGATGTCCTTTCCACCGTCCCCCAACTTGTCAATGACATAATAATAGCAACATGTCATTGCTTATGTTGTTACTTATTGTCTAATAATTTCAAGAATGCTTAATACATGTTTAAGTTGCGGATTAAGTCTTAGTTCAATTGGTATCGATATTGTTGTAGTGCAGGAGGATGTAAGTTCGAGTGCGTTGGAGtgtattatccttctatttaagtTAGAGGGACTATGGGTAGTTTTACGCTTTGTATCAAAAAGAGCAGATCATAAGAACcaataatgagattaatgttaaaaaagaaAATGCATAATACTTGTTTACGTtaccgattgagtcttagttcgattggtatTGGTATTGTTGCCAATGAAaaaggacgtgggttcgagtgtgctgaagtgcattatcctcctatttaagggttgaggaaAGGCTATGGGTAGGGATGAGtaaaatttgattcgattcgaaaaactcgataaaaaatttactacgtcattttgataaatgtttactcactaagttaaaaggcaaaaccattatattgtttatgtagttaaataatcgatCCATGTAAATGCAACATTGAGTATTAATAATAggattttttgactcgattcaactcgacttgatcgaatactcacccctggCTATGTGTAGTTTTAGGTTTTGTATCGAAAAGAGCAGatgataagaacctataatggaattaatgttaaaaaacaCATAATACAtgcttataataattaaatttagactGTTTGTATTGATTAATGACTAATGGTGTAGTTAACGTTTTAAGTCGATTCAAATTTACTCAGTTTATTGGGTttgattttagttttagtttaattaatcaagttttttttttagtttttagttgtATTGAAATATTTCGattcaaatttgaatttgagTTTATACAAAAATAATCGAGTTGAAAATCATGAAAGTTGAACTCAAttttgttatatttgataaatgtgtttaattgAGTAATTAATTTGAGTGATTCGATTTTTTATTTATCTGAATGCTTAGAAaatactcttttcttttcttttttttaaaaaaaacttagaaaaatgattaaaatatgttgttagttaTTATACTTAATAGAAGATTGAAATTTAATTCCCGTACTTAAATTGTCAAAAATTAAGTCTAATTAATGATAACGTCAATATTTTCCGTCAAATTTCATTTTCAACGTAGTTGTGTAATTATACAAATTTTAGAAGCAAATCATTATAAATTCAATAAGATAACTTTGATAGGAGACAATTTTTAACGAAAAATAATAACAATGAGAATATTAAGCTAAAATTATTTATGTTGTCAAAATCTTGAGGCTTAGGCAAAATTAGGGGTCCAATCGAGTCAACTCAAATTCAAATAGTGACAAGATCGAACTTGACTCGAAATCTAAGGTTGATCAAACATCAATTTTTAAGCCCAAACTTGGCTTGAGACTAAATTAAACTACTCAAGAGCTCGATTAAGctcatttatcaatttttatattcAAGTTCGGTTAATGTTGTTCGTACTAaaggtttttttatataataaaggTAAACATGCAATTTCataatataagataaaataaagagTTTGATTAAGCTTATAAGCCATTCAAATTGAGTATTATGATGCTCAAATTCGACTCAATCAATGGCTGAAGCTTAGCTCGATAATTAGCAAAccaaatcttaatttttttcaagTTGAACTTGAATAACTTATGAGCACTAGTATATTATTTACCATCAAGGCAAAAACGTGAGGAATTAGGATTCAATgctaaaagtatcatggaggctaTTATACTAAaagtcggattgcattttgcctcctttattaaaaaaaagagaggaaaattaGTCCCTGTACGCTAGATAAAAGAGCAAGCTggtcattttatcaaaaatctATCCATTTTTACTGATAAAAATTAGTTCCTATGCATCAGTATATGGTACACGTGGCACGTCATATTTAACTGTCTGGTTATTCCACCAATCAcgttagtttttaacagtaaaaaatatataaaatttttaatagaaacgactaatctactatttaatttaatatataaaattttatttatttatttttaagcaaaaagaacaaaatacaatttgactcgGGATTTGGCTTCCATTGTCTTATTTTGTGAAGAATCTTTTTCGTCATCAACGTTTTGTTTACAAAAGCAATCGGTTCTCCCTTGCATGATTTGTTTCCACGGCCCCCACCACCGCCGACTTAACGATTGGCTTTTGTTGCATTCCATGATTTAGTGCCCTATTCATCAAGGCAAACACTCAACCATCACCATCCGTTTATCCACGTCATGTGGGAACATCCCAAACCAAAAGTGGAATTAAGGGTCCAGATTTGTCTGTCATTTTCTGATCTCACAGCCAGTTCTCCTTATTTATTCAGCATTTCAGTCTCCCACCAAAAAGAAACTGTTTTCTAAATTATAACAACAGGTAGCTACCACTGCCAACTCTAAACATGTCGTCATCGCACCACCTCTATGAGCTAGATTCCGCGACGGATTCCGTCGCATCCTCTCCGCGCTCCGAACACCATGCTTCTCAAGACGGTCATATACGTGTACGGTTCATGTGTAGTTTCGGTGGTAAGATCTTACCTCGTCCGCATGATAATCAGCTCCGTTACGTCGGCGGTGATACTCGTATCGTCGCCTTTCATCGCTTCACCTCTTTCTCATCGTTCATCAATAAGCTCTCTAAACTCTCAGGCAAATCCACTAAACTctgatttttgaattttgaaatttgaattatttttgaatttacatttattttgattattttgaattttgttttaggAATTGGCAACGTGAGTGTTAAGTATCAGTTTCCGAATGAGGATCTTGACGCTTTGATTTCAGTGACGACCGATGAAGATCTCGAGAATATGATGGAAGAATATGATCGGCTAGCGCAGAACCAAAACCCTCGACAACTGGCTCGGCTTCGGCTTTTTCTTTTCTCTAACGGCGATGATGAGTCACGAGCCAGTAGTATCAGCTCACTTCTGGACGGCTCGGTTAATCGTGAAAACTGGTTCTTCGACGCACTTAACGGCGGCGCCGTCGCCGATGCTTCGAGGCTTGAACGTCTACGATCCGAGGCTTCGTCTATTGTATCCGAAGTGCCCGATTATTTATTCGGGTTGGAGAACTCCGATGAGATCCAACCTCGTGACCCGAAATTAAGGACACGTCAGCTTTTGTATGAGAATAATTCGGTTTCGGATCCCGGTTCTCCTGCCCCGGTtgtttcttcttctcctttttgtTCCACGTCATCAGCTACTGTTGTACCTTCAGTGGCTAAACCGGATAATCCTGAACCGGTTTTGAAGTCAAAGCAAAGTCAAACGGACAGTTTCGTGGAGCAACCCGTTTCGCAACCGACCACATATTCGGGTACTCCGATGTGGCATCATTATGTTCCGGATTCTCATTATTCTGCTCCTGCCGTACAACAAATACCCGTTTATTATGTTCCGGGTCATGTACAACCCGGAAATCATCAGGGTCAAGCTCAACCCGTTCAAATCCGTACACAGTATGTCCAGCAGTATCCGAATTCATCGGGTCAAGTACCCGTAGGGTATCATCAACAAGTTCATGGTGCGGGTCAAACATACGGGCAAGCACCACCAGTGGATCCTTATGACCCGACATGGAGAGTGGCTCATGATGAGAAACAGCCTGTATATTATGGAGTTAGAAATTCGGGTCCTATGCAAGTTTACCCAGGAATGGTGGTTCCGGGTGGGAAGGAACTGGATCGAAGCGGGTCAGACATGGCTCAGGGTCGGATCTCTCGGTCGGGACAGtaattatttgattatatttGTGGCAATAATGGCATggtaattttgtttaaaatttaccaATGTTGAATGAATTGGAAGTAAAAATGAGTGTTTTGCAATGCTGCGTCGAGTGATAAGGACCTTGATTTTCTTTACGTAAAGTCACGAGTTTGAGTCTTGTTGGAAGATTTTTCCCTCATTATAGAGATCCGACTTGAACTTAGTTGAAATCAAATGTAATTACTAAACATTGGTTtctcatgcaaaaaaaaaaaaaaaggatttttaaaagttgtaaataataaatattgtttttgaatttataaattattcaaaGTTGTATGTAATTTCGATTAGCATTctgtaacattttaaaattaagtcatcaaaacgtaaatttacaaataatttagtggCATTGgatatagtttaccctaatttttataatatattcatcgtatttatatatacatgttttctttcattagtttATCATAATTGTGAACGTAATGGATGCTATTGTAATCAATCGCGATAAAATATCGAGAGGAGTTCAACAAGACAATTATAATATCTCAACTTCAACATCAGAATTTAGTAAGGCTCGTTCGAATTTGCAATGATGGGGAAGAAAAGATGCTCATTTATGAGTTCATGTCAAATGTACAAAGAGCTTTGATATCTTTTTTCTTGGTTAGAGcatcttcacatctttttttcttttgtcattTTTAAAGCTAAAATTTCGattcttatactttaatttgacataatttaatattttatttttatattcaattatatttaaataaattatttgtatttctttataaatctttcacgatttttttatttttttaacgatAATATATCATGTTAGTATTCAATAATTGTGCATGAGACTCATACACTAACAATGCATCAAATATTATTCTAATCTAATGTTTCTTTACCAATTTCtaagatttttttcattaaattttaatctaaaataaatCATCTGacgttcaaacaatgattaatctaaaataaatcatcaaacattcaaatgATGAAATATAATGATTATATCACACCCGAATAGATCATGAAAGGACAATTTTCAGAGAATCCAATGTTTTCAGCTTTGGGATATTGACTCTAAAGATTGCTAGTGCAAGAAAACTCAAGTTCTCTAATAGGGATTAAGCATAAACAGAGACTTTAAAATGGGTATCAACTTAATAGGCCCAAGCCCAACAAGGCCCAAGCCCAATAAGGCCCAAATATATTTacttaatgtttttttttcttttatataataatCATGTCACTTATTAATCTAATGCTTATAGCTTAAAAGCTCTAATCCATGTTAATGAAGTCTTGTTACAATTGACATAAGTTGAGGTTTTAGATTTTGAAACCATTTGCAATGTGTAGGTTTCTCTCTTATTTTGTTCGTATGTCTTGTGTGGGTTTTGTCCATTTTTTTCATATTAGTTTGTTCTTGTTTGGTTCTTCGTCTGCTGTGTATAGTATCGATTGGTTTTACATTATAGTCGGCTGAACGTATATTTGTAATAgggttaaattctattattacTCCTTGTACTTTACAAAATTTGTGGATTTACTCTCTGTACAACTATACTCatttttagtctctatacttttcagaatataaaattttaatcctcACTAAACGATAATTGTTACATTCATTAAGTTAAGTTATGCAATTTCCAAAATCTAATGCGGAAAACATATTACCATATGTGTAATGCCATGTtaacttgttattttcacatattactcactaataAGATAATTGATTAATGACCGTCATTTATATCAAGACTTAAGTTTCAAAATAGATTTAACTGCTATAGTTTGTGTcaaaactaaaattgatcaatatgagaagtacaaggactaaaattgatcaaattaatatatatgaacTAAATACACAACTTTCATAAAGTACAATGACTATAACGAGATTTAACCTACTTatcatgtatttaaaaaaaaaaactttaacccATTTATCTAAAAGACTAACACTCACTAATCATTTCTTAAAAATCATCTGcaacttttcaatttggtccatattTCGACACCGACATGAGCAAAAGCAATAGCCACAAAAACTTATTCAAATCCAAATGGAATAAAGCCTAACCTATGAAAATGAATAGATCTAAAAACAAGAGTCTAATTGCAAATTCTGTTTTTTATACCAAATTGTTGAAAATTTGTAGAAATCAAAGACCCAAAAAATAAGAACTTTGAATTCCAATGCCTAAAAAGTTTGATTTAGCCATTTTAAGCAATGGGAAAATTGTGGAATGAAGACAAAAATAATTTGGGCTTTCTAGTTTTTAGCAATGTGTGATCCAAAGTCTTTTCAAAGGGAAAATTTATGAGGTGTACACATGTGGGGGACTATTAGGTGAGGAAAATTTTGCCAAAAAATGCTAGACCAACCTTGTCGGCAGTGAGTGAATTTGATGCTAAGTATAGTGAGAAGAAGACCAAAAGGAATTATATCATTTACATTATGGTTATAAATGGGTATAAGTGTTAATGAGCCGAGTCAGACTAGGTTTAGGTCATATCAAGACTAAAAGGCTTGTAGTAGCACAATATTATTCAGTGGTATTGTGCATTTATtgaatagaaaatgaaaagtaTAAGTCTCATGCCTCCAGCATTTTATTTAGAGCTTGAGATTTCATCTTGAATCGTGTCAAATGGACCTTAACATCTATAAATATCGAGGTCACGttgtaagaaatatatatattttaatcgaTAAAAGCTTTTTCGAGAAAAAAGAGATACTAAGTAAGTACAATTTGCCAAGTTCGAGAactacaatatatatattaaccattttaaaattgTGTAAACTCATAATAGTGATAAAACAccatttagtccctgaacttgaTAATTTTTTCCAACTTAATCTATGAACAATTTTTATCCACATTACTTTTGAAACTTGACAACTTTTCTCAGTTTTAATCCATTTGATGACATGACACTATTATATCGTGCTATACCAAATTAGGAAACCATGGGTGTCAAGTCTAGGCCCATTTTTGAGCCTGCCCGAAAATGCCAAAAGAgtcaattttactatttaaaaattaataaaataataaaatattttttatttgatattatatataattaaattttaaattttaaaatatttttattatttacattaaaTTCAGGCTAATAAAGCCTGACCCAAAGTTTAAAAATCCTTGTCCAAGCACGATCGAACTTGGGTCTAGCGAGCGAGCTACCCGACCCTTGGACAAGTCTATTACTTACATCCTAAAATAATTAGTCTAGTAAATTTGAATAGATTGGGTTGggctagaggtgatcatgggccgggctaagataaaattttaggcccgtctaCTAGGCCTGGGCCCGGttcggcccaaaatatgggcctaaaatttgtccaagcccggcccgaaaAAAATTACTAAGCAcgagcccagcccggcccgacccatattaatttttttcttattttattaaataatttttttttaaaatataataaatcaaatatatttaaaaacataaaacaaatattaaaacaaataaaaataatactaaaacaattcttaaaacaatacacaaattaacaatataataaaaaatagttatattaaaaatttaaaataattttaaaaaaataaaaatatatatattaatatataattcgggccgagcccgggccaaaaaactcttacccgaggccctgcccattttctaaacgggcctcgtttttttgcccaagcctatttttcaggcctatatttttacccaaaccctcccatttttcaaGCGGgctttcgggccgggccgggccgcccggcccatgatcagctctagGTTGGGCTATATATTTTCCAATTAATATGGGTTAGTCTTAGCCAAAATATCGAATCCATATTTTTTGTCTGACCAGAACAAAAACTATTAAGAAAACCTACCTAGGTTTAACCCTAGCCGAAACCTAACCCATAAACAAGTCTAAAATCAATTTCAAAGatctaattataaattattatctGTACCAAATTGtcaaaagtttgtaaaaattaagaTCCAACTATAAAACTCTACTAATAAGGCATTGGCTTGTTGGTTGAGGCAGAAGCTTTGGGTTCTTTAGTATCAGGATTTGAGTCTCACCATGTGCGATTGTTACATGTAAGTCTTCGTCACACCATGTGTGTATGTCGAGTGTGGGTTTAATTTGATTCTTTTCGATTCTCCTTTTAGTATATATTGTTGTATTAATTTGATATCACATTATAATTGGTCAAACATCTATCTGTGTCGTGTTTGTATTCTATACCTAAGAAAATGTGGAATGAAGCAAACATGTTGGAGTTGATAGACCCAACAATCAATGGTCCAAGTTTTCAAAAGGAAATAATGAGATGCATACATGTGGGACATTCAACGGGAAATAATGAGATGCATAAATGTGGGACTATTATGTGTGTAAAGCTTGGCAAATGATAGACCAACCATATCAGCAGTGACTTTGATGATAGAGGAATTATACCATTTCCATGATAGCTATTAATGGTAAGCCCCCTTGATTTttctctaaaatttatatttatttagggGTTTTTTCTTTGTTAGAACTggtttaattatggttttagtccttctaatatgttaaaattataggatttagtcattttacatcaatttatcataATTTGATCCCTTTACTTTTAATGGTATTAGTAGCTTCAAATTGATAAAACCGTTAGTTGTTGTCATGGATtatttttaaacaactttaagCATTCAACTAATACGTAATTTTTTTATTGGTTGAACGTGACTGATTGTTTTTGCGTGACCTTGACCATGTGactaaataacaataaaaaaaaaaatcatgtcatcaCTTTAATGACAACGATCAAATTATGTCAGATTTAAGTAGacggattaaattttaaatttttgtatagTAAAGAAACTAATatcataattttactaaaattaattaattaattaatttcaaccaatttgatttttcattttatttattttggtttttactaaattttataaattttttatcccAAAGTATGACTTAAATGATTTCGATATTCATAAGTGTTGAAATCTtaaatgtgaataatattatacaacatttataatataatatattaagtatGATTATATTTTACCTTCTTGTAAAAGGAAAAGTACATAACAACAAGTGGTCGAGTGCAATGGTAAGGCACATTGTATTCCTAAGAGGAGAACGTATATTCGAACCTTGTAGACAATATTGTTAGGAGAGGCAGCTACGAACTCCAAACATGAACCATAAAACAAAATCGAATTTTGCTCCGACTCACGAGTACCTTTATTGTTTCCTATTATAAAGGGAtacatcaaaattaataaaatggtATTTTTTTCGTTTGACCCCAAAACTTACAATTCAATATCGACCCCCAATATAAAATTTATGTTGGTTTTGCCCCTAGTTCTAATTAAGTTCATAAAGAATCAATATCATATCAACTAGCTCATATCGTCAGCCTAGTAGCCAGCTTATGCATTAAATGCTACTTCAAATATGACCTTAAGGAAATTTAAAACGAATGATACAAGTTATCAGTGATGAATTTAGAGATTAAGTTTTTGGGGGttagtaaaattttcaaagattttaagagtctaatgagaatttttttttaaactggtggtctagttaaaattttaaaatttttgtgagattaataagaatttttaaatactttagtgagtttaattaaaattttctaaaaaattcaagagaaaaatcataatttctcgAATTTTTCCTTTATTTGGGGAAGGGGGAACACCGTCCATCTCCGCAAGTTATCTTACAATAGGCATATatgcatttaaaatttaatccacgTGGACCATGCCATGAGGGCTAGGCTAACAAAATGAGTTAATGGATAAAATACTCATACTTTTAgaactcaaataaaaaaaattgaaatttaaggaACAATTTAAAATCTAGATCATGGTTTGAGGACATATGATGAAATTAACCCTTACATAATAAAACATGTGACTCATGCTTAGATATATACTAAGTTTGGTGGTGGAAGAAGCCGTGGAGAGCTAAGCTCCTTGAACAACAAATATCACTTTGTCGATATCTATTTCCATGGTCAAAAACTTCAAGTCACTAACATTTCCAATTGTAAAAAAGTGATTTTGACAGTTCACAAAGTGGAAGAAGGGAATAATTTTCCAGACACACCCTTTGAATCTTCTATTCCGTGTTCATATACGCATATAGTTAACATCTCTTTTTGTTCTAAGGAAGTAATAACAATCTCTGCAATTTCTCAAAAGAATATGATATGGGAACTAAGAACAAAAACCCATTTTCTGTTTCTTCATTAatctttcttttttgttgtttAGCTCGGTTTTGCTATGGAGTTGATATAATCCGACAAGGTGAAACGATGAAAGATGGTGACAAGTTGGTGTCTGGTGATGGGGTTTTCGAATTGGGATTTTTCAGCCCTGAAAATTCAAGCTTTAGATATGTTGGGATATGGTATAAGGTTGATACGGAAGCTGTTGTTTGGGTTGCAAATAGAGATAAACCAATGGTTAACACAAATGGTGTTTTGAGGATTGGGGTTGATGGTAACTTGGTTGTTCTTGATGGGAATGGAAGTTCAGTTTGGTGGTCTGGTGTTCCAAGTATTTTATCAAACACCTCATTTGCAAGACTACAAAAAAATGGGAATTTGGAGTTGTCGAATGATACCAGGGAGGTGATTTGGGACAGCTTTCATCATCCAACTGATACATTTTTGCCTGGTATGAAATTACCTGTGAGTTTATCAATGGGGGAGGTTCGTTGTTTCAGGTCATGGAGATCAGCCATTGATCCTTCATATGGAAACTACAGTGTTGGAACAATTGCTAATGGAGGTCCACAGATTGTAATATGGGATCAAAGTggaagaagaagatggagaagTGGTCAATGGAACGGAGTGACTTTCACAGGTATTTCTAACTTGAGTGACACTGCTAGTTTCTTGCATGGATTCAAGCTTTCAGAGCATGATGACAACGGGACACGGTTTTTTACGTATGAGCCGTCGAACTCTTCGGCTTTGTCACGGTTCCATATCCGCTATGACGGGACGGTACGACAGTTCAGGTGGGATGGGAAGAAATGGACTAAGTTGCTATTACAACCTGGTAACAAATGTGATCTTTATAACCATTGTGGGAATTATGCAACATGTGATTACTTTGTTTCTTCAAGTACTTGTAATTGTTTAGAAGGGTTTAGGCCAAAGTTTGAAGATCAATGGAGTAAAGGGAATTGGTCCGGCGGGTGTGAACGGAGGACTGAACTGGAATGCCAAAGGGGTAAACCGGATGGGTTTAAACGAATGAAGTGTATGAAGTTACCCGATTTTTCGAACTTGGTACCTGTAAAGAGCAGAGATGATTGTAGACAAAGTTGCTTAGGAAATTGTTCATGTACTGCATATGCATATGTTTATGGTATTAAATGTATGATATGGATTGGAGATTTAGTTGATGTTCAACATATTGATCAAAGTGGAAACCTAGAGTTCTTTTACCGCCTCAATCATTCCGATTTAGGTAATTTTTGATCCCTGAAACTTGCTTTTTTTCTTGTTCATGACATGATtgtttgatatattagtgaaatCCCATCATTTATGCACATATGACTTGTTTAACACCTTTGAATTTCACTTTACAAACATAGATGACAAGAAGAAGATATCTAATGGTGTGATAGTCATAATTTCTCTGGTGGGAGCGTGTTTCTTGGTGGCATTTCTATGGCTATTATGGAGATACAAGAAGAAACTTAAAGGTACGGAACTCTATTCGTTAGCTTTGAATTCATGTTCAACACTCGTATTCGTTACTTACATCCGAGTTTGAGTATGTTTGTTTGCAGTTTCATCAATGGTGTGTTGCAAGGACAAGGATGCGGTCGTTCTCAATGAGTTTAAGTCCAGCAGGTTGGAATTTTCAGCAGGTTTTTCAGGACCATCTGATATTCTTATAGATGGGGATCAAGTTAATCGACCAGAGTTACCAATTTTCAATTTCAGCACTGTGGCAGCTGCAACCAACAATTTTTGTGAAGAAAATAAACTTGGACAGGGAGGTTTTGGTGCTGTATACAAGGTAAGTGTCACAAATCCGTAATAATGGTAATGCAAAACAACCCGGGTTTCAGTATGCCTCGGCCGTATTGTCCTATACATTGGGATTTTGGTCATGAAAGTACTGTCTTCTTTGAGTACCCCACCGACCTATCTAGCCTTTGTTGTGTTGCGAAAAGGTTGGTTTATAGGGAAACATGGGGAAGACGTACTGAAACCCGGGTTGATTCTGAACGTGATAACAGTTACCGTTTGTTTTAATCGAACAGGGAAAGCTTCCTGGAGGACAAGAAATAGCTGTAAAGAGGCTTTCAAGGCAGTCAGGGCAAGGGTTAGAGGAGTTCAAAAATGAGATTATACTACTTGCCAAATTGCAACATAGGAACCTTGTTAGATTATTGGGCTGCACTATTCAAGGGGAAGAAAAGAtgttgatttatgaatatatgcCCAATAAAAGTTTGGATAACTTCCTTTTCGGTATGTTTCTGGTGTTGCTCtagtttttcatttttcttgtagTACCGTGTATGATCATAAAACTTTGTGGCAGCCAAGCAAGCAGAGTTGGACTGGAGAACCCGAGTCGGCATCATCGAAGGCATTGCAAGAGGACTTCTTTACCTTCATCGGGATTCGAGGCTTAGAATAATTCATAGAGACTTGAAGGCTAGCAACATCTTGTTAGATGCTGAAATGAA comes from the Gossypium hirsutum isolate 1008001.06 chromosome A06, Gossypium_hirsutum_v2.1, whole genome shotgun sequence genome and includes:
- the LOC121230904 gene encoding G-type lectin S-receptor-like serine/threonine-protein kinase B120 isoform X2, whose translation is MGTKNKNPFSVSSLIFLFCCLARFCYGVDIIRQGETMKDGDKLVSGDGVFELGFFSPENSSFRYVGIWYKVDTEAVVWVANRDKPMVNTNGVLRIGVDGNLVVLDGNGSSVWWSGVPSILSNTSFARLQKNGNLELSNDTREVIWDSFHHPTDTFLPGMKLPVSLSMGEVRCFRSWRSAIDPSYGNYSVGTIANGGPQIVIWDQSGRRRWRSGQWNGVTFTGISNLSDTASFLHGFKLSEHDDNGTRFFTYEPSNSSALSRFHIRYDGTVRQFRWDGKKWTKLLLQPGNKCDLYNHCGNYATCDYFVSSSTCNCLEGFRPKFEDQWSKGNWSGGCERRTELECQRGKPDGFKRMKCMKLPDFSNLVPVKSRDDCRQSCLGNCSCTAYAYVYGIKCMIWIGDLVDVQHIDQSGNLEFFYRLNHSDLDDKKKISNGVIVIISLVGACFLVAFLWLLWRYKKKLKVSSMVCCKDKDAVVLNEFKSSSTVAAATNNFCEENKLGQGGFGAVYKGKLPGGQEIAVKRLSRQSGQGLEEFKNEIILLAKLQHRNLVRLLGCTIQGEEKMLIYEYMPNKSLDNFLFAKQAELDWRTRVGIIEGIARGLLYLHRDSRLRIIHRDLKASNILLDAEMNPKISDFGMARIFGGNQNEANTVRVVGTYGYMSPEYAMEGLFSIKSDVYSFGVLLLEIVSGRRNTSFRSSEYTSLIAYAWQLWNDDKAMYIIDPSIRESCCPKEALKCIHIGMLCVQDSAMYRPTMATVVLMLESEAPTLPKVRQPTYSSSRRSIDDQPIPNGQEIVSSNDVTISMIAGR
- the LOC121230904 gene encoding G-type lectin S-receptor-like serine/threonine-protein kinase B120 isoform X1, encoding MGTKNKNPFSVSSLIFLFCCLARFCYGVDIIRQGETMKDGDKLVSGDGVFELGFFSPENSSFRYVGIWYKVDTEAVVWVANRDKPMVNTNGVLRIGVDGNLVVLDGNGSSVWWSGVPSILSNTSFARLQKNGNLELSNDTREVIWDSFHHPTDTFLPGMKLPVSLSMGEVRCFRSWRSAIDPSYGNYSVGTIANGGPQIVIWDQSGRRRWRSGQWNGVTFTGISNLSDTASFLHGFKLSEHDDNGTRFFTYEPSNSSALSRFHIRYDGTVRQFRWDGKKWTKLLLQPGNKCDLYNHCGNYATCDYFVSSSTCNCLEGFRPKFEDQWSKGNWSGGCERRTELECQRGKPDGFKRMKCMKLPDFSNLVPVKSRDDCRQSCLGNCSCTAYAYVYGIKCMIWIGDLVDVQHIDQSGNLEFFYRLNHSDLDDKKKISNGVIVIISLVGACFLVAFLWLLWRYKKKLKVSSMVCCKDKDAVVLNEFKSSRLEFSAGFSGPSDILIDGDQVNRPELPIFNFSTVAAATNNFCEENKLGQGGFGAVYKGKLPGGQEIAVKRLSRQSGQGLEEFKNEIILLAKLQHRNLVRLLGCTIQGEEKMLIYEYMPNKSLDNFLFAKQAELDWRTRVGIIEGIARGLLYLHRDSRLRIIHRDLKASNILLDAEMNPKISDFGMARIFGGNQNEANTVRVVGTYGYMSPEYAMEGLFSIKSDVYSFGVLLLEIVSGRRNTSFRSSEYTSLIAYAWQLWNDDKAMYIIDPSIRESCCPKEALKCIHIGMLCVQDSAMYRPTMATVVLMLESEAPTLPKVRQPTYSSSRRSIDDQPIPNGQEIVSSNDVTISMIAGR
- the LOC121230905 gene encoding uncharacterized protein, whose protein sequence is MSSSHHLYELDSATDSVASSPRSEHHASQDGHIRVRFMCSFGGKILPRPHDNQLRYVGGDTRIVAFHRFTSFSSFINKLSKLSGIGNVSVKYQFPNEDLDALISVTTDEDLENMMEEYDRLAQNQNPRQLARLRLFLFSNGDDESRASSISSLLDGSVNRENWFFDALNGGAVADASRLERLRSEASSIVSEVPDYLFGLENSDEIQPRDPKLRTRQLLYENNSVSDPGSPAPVVSSSPFCSTSSATVVPSVAKPDNPEPVLKSKQSQTDSFVEQPVSQPTTYSGTPMWHHYVPDSHYSAPAVQQIPVYYVPGHVQPGNHQGQAQPVQIRTQYVQQYPNSSGQVPVGYHQQVHGAGQTYGQAPPVDPYDPTWRVAHDEKQPVYYGVRNSGPMQVYPGMVVPGGKELDRSGSDMAQGRISRSGQ